Within the Malus sylvestris chromosome 4, drMalSylv7.2, whole genome shotgun sequence genome, the region taacaaaataaatggtttggatcgttgaaattcgatgtggagtggaccccacacctaatccccatttttttcaaaaaatgaggatcccttcccttaagcaatctatatatatatatatatatatatatgttacaaTATCCCGGTCAAGATACAGTACTGACTTTAAAATTGCATGCTTTGTCTAATAACTGATTGATTAGGAtctaaataaaatattattgtcacttaatactacggtctgattgtattcttttttatttgtaagtgagagattttagatttGATTATCGTCAAAAGCGAagttgaactacattattatgtCAAACCCATTGTAAAGCTTAGCttgtttgttcaaaataaataataggGGTTGGAGGGATGGGGGCATGCTCTGTCATGGATTTAGTTCTTTCTAAGTGATCTAAGCATTAAGGAAGTATGCTACAGTAGTAGTTTGACGATTAAATCCCATGAATCTTAGTTCTTTCTAACCCGATTTAATTAAGAGTGAAAAGCAAGACTTCAATAGTAGTTCAACAACCAAACATTTATTTGTTAGTCATAATCCTTCGTCAACTTCATCACCTTCATGTACTCTTGTATTCAACTGTAATTATGTCTCATAAATATATTGTTGCTTAaagttattttttaatgaatgtaATGAGAAAAAGAATTATACAGTTAATGATTAGTTATAGAGTGGAGGTTATACTCTCCATTATCCCACAATTTTCATCATTACGTTTGTTGGTGACTGTTATAATACCAGTTTAAATTCCATATTGTGatcatgaaaaacataataacaACAGATTAATGCTaattactataaaaaaaaaattcaaattcaaaatttcccAGTCCTAGCTTTTCGAACCTTCAACTAAACCTACTCCTGCGTTTTACAGTCGATATTTCTctgaaaatattcaaaatatcaaaaaaaaaattggaaacaaTGAAACTCTTAAGTTTGAGATAAAATTGAcaaatattatcgatatttttaaCACAATTGTTAAATATTAGagaaattattatattttgtcTAAATATCTGTCGATATTTTCActgataataatattttaaacactacTAAATTCCTAATCACCATCTAAGCTAAGTTTCTACTAACAAGTTCattatccaaacaaaaaaaaaatcaggtgGAATGTCATAACGGAAACAAAATCATGCGATAGAAACCCATTAATTACATTAGTAatacagaaaaaaaatatgaacatgaCAGTAATCACAGAGGAATAAAAACGGCAAACTGGTTAATTAAGCACTTAtcaactcaattttttttttccaaaaatcaCACCCAAAATATCCAAATAACCGAtcaaaaagtaaaagaaaaaaaaattgagttgaTAAATGCAAGCACAAGGTGTGATAGAAACCTCacaaaaatatatagaaaaacGACATTGTATTTTTACAGTTTATAGATGATAAGAAAGCACGGCAACACGGCGCGTGAATCAAACACCAGCAACTCGCCGTTGCCTCCGCTCATCGAGTCGAACCCGACCCGGCCATCCAACAACGAATCAAGCTCCAGCTCCTTCGAAACCCGACCCGCCACGACCCGACAAACCATCATCGCTCTCCGGCCCCTGGCCCCACCCGCACCCGCGCTCTCGTGGGCCACGCCGCTACCGGAAAACGTACAAATCGCTTTACCCTTTCCGCCGTGAAACCCCCACACACCGCTGCACGCGTCGTACACCCCGACGCCGGAGCTGGCGGGCCCGAGGCAGTGGAACCGCATCACCTCGTTTCCGTCCGCCACGCAGCGGGCATTCTCCTCCTCGCACTGTGCCCCGCCGTTGGACCCGGCCCGGGACCGCGCCTTCACGACCTCCCTGTGCTCCTCAAACCGGGCCACGGTCTTGGACCCGTTCTGGACCTTAAAAATCATCTCGATCCGTCCAGAAAACGCCTTGGGGCCCCAGCTGGTGTGGAAGATAATCTCGACGACATTGCGCGACGGGTGGCCCTCCGGGAGCTCCGTCAAGGACGGTAAAAACGGATCATGGGGTCGCGGTTGCCGGGTTCGGAGTTGATGGGTTGGGCTCGATATGCGTTCGGGTTTTGTGGGTCGCCCTAGGCGTTTGGGTTTGGACCGCTTGGGCGGCGGACCCGGCGGCGGCAAGGGCTTCGGTTTTCTGGATTTTGTGGTGTCGATGACGTCCTTGAGGTTTTGAACGCTCTTCCTGCAACTCGCGCTGTTCATCAGATTTTTGGGGTTCGGATGGTAAACGTCTTCGAAGGCTCTCGACTTGCATTGCAGCGACTTCACCCACCCACTCGCCATTAACGGAGCTCTCGACAAGAGACACCGTTTCGTTCAATACCTCCTCGTCGTCGTCGTCTTCTTCTCCTCTCTGAGCGAGGTTTTTCAGAGTCTtgggagaaaagaaaagaagaagtttgcagagagagagatggtgcgTTTATT harbors:
- the LOC126617768 gene encoding uncharacterized protein LOC126617768, producing MASGWVKSLQCKSRAFEDVYHPNPKNLMNSASCRKSVQNLKDVIDTTKSRKPKPLPPPGPPPKRSKPKRLGRPTKPERISSPTHQLRTRQPRPHDPFLPSLTELPEGHPSRNVVEIIFHTSWGPKAFSGRIEMIFKVQNGSKTVARFEEHREVVKARSRAGSNGGAQCEEENARCVADGNEVMRFHCLGPASSGVGVYDACSGVWGFHGGKGKAICTFSGSGVAHESAGAGGARGRRAMMVCRVVAGRVSKELELDSLLDGRVGFDSMSGGNGELLVFDSRAVLPCFLIIYKL